In Anaerobacillus isosaccharinicus, one genomic interval encodes:
- a CDS encoding IS110 family transposase: MLKIVYPICCGIDVHKKFVVATIGKTNKSGVTEYQTKQFSTFTEDLHRLLDWLKSQSCKHVCMESTGKYWHPVFNILEHDCDVVVANPKYVKGIRGKKTDKKDSIWLCDLHKHGLVPGSFIPPLLIRQVRDLMRYRFKLINFKSSEKNRVQNSLTVSNIMISSVVSDTFGASSMRIINHILDHPDDMDFDVSSMLHGKMKHKTDTIVKSIQGHLTEPQADKMRVCLDHIDSIEKHIADIESVVLKLVQPYMPQIQLILSLPSIKDIFTAISILGEIGIDMSVFVSDKHLCSWAGLTPQNNESAGKKKSVRVSRAGVYIKPLLVQCANAAIKSKKCPYFKIRYDQIKKRRGHKKAIIAIAHKLLICIYHILSKNEPFNEELYNTEIKPKTTYAPQITEEMALRYLKTLGYQIPDKLTHV; the protein is encoded by the coding sequence ATGCTCAAAATTGTTTACCCTATTTGCTGTGGAATTGATGTCCACAAAAAATTTGTTGTTGCTACGATTGGTAAAACGAACAAATCGGGGGTTACGGAATACCAAACAAAGCAATTTTCAACATTCACCGAAGATTTACACCGTCTTCTAGATTGGTTAAAATCCCAATCTTGTAAACATGTCTGTATGGAGTCTACAGGCAAGTATTGGCACCCAGTGTTTAATATTTTGGAGCACGATTGTGATGTTGTCGTGGCTAACCCAAAATATGTTAAGGGCATCCGTGGCAAGAAAACCGATAAAAAAGATTCGATTTGGCTTTGCGACTTACACAAACATGGCTTAGTTCCTGGCAGTTTTATCCCGCCCTTGCTTATACGTCAAGTTCGAGATTTAATGCGATATCGTTTTAAACTTATCAATTTTAAGTCGAGTGAGAAAAACCGTGTTCAAAACTCGCTTACCGTTTCCAACATCATGATTTCAAGTGTAGTTTCAGATACATTTGGTGCAAGTTCTATGCGGATTATTAACCATATCTTAGATCATCCTGATGATATGGATTTTGATGTTTCATCGATGCTACACGGAAAGATGAAACACAAAACTGATACCATTGTTAAATCTATTCAAGGGCATTTGACGGAACCGCAAGCAGATAAAATGCGTGTATGCCTCGACCACATCGACAGTATTGAAAAGCACATCGCCGATATTGAATCTGTTGTTTTAAAACTAGTCCAACCCTACATGCCACAAATCCAATTGATATTGTCCCTACCAAGTATCAAGGATATCTTTACGGCTATCTCTATTCTTGGAGAAATCGGCATAGATATGTCTGTGTTTGTTTCTGACAAACATCTCTGTTCTTGGGCAGGGCTTACTCCGCAAAACAATGAAAGTGCAGGAAAGAAAAAATCTGTCCGTGTTTCGCGAGCTGGTGTGTATATCAAACCGTTACTAGTTCAATGTGCTAATGCTGCGATTAAGAGTAAAAAGTGTCCTTACTTTAAAATCCGTTATGACCAAATTAAGAAACGTCGAGGTCACAAAAAAGCGATTATTGCCATCGCGCATAAGCTACTCATTTGCATTTACCATATACTGAGTAAAAATGAACCTTTTAACGAAGAGTTATACAATACAGAAATCAAACCAAAAACAACTTATGCACCTCAGATTACAGAAGAAATGGCTTTACGATACCTAAAAACTTTAGGTTATCAGATCCCCGATAAGCTTACACACGTTTAA
- a CDS encoding oxidoreductase encodes MFKQDLIGKTSIVTGANSGIGLEAARILANRGAQVILAVRNQQKGEAAVASIQAENSEVKVEVMRLDLSDLTSIHSFAQVFIDRFDSLDLLINNAGVMVPPYEKTKDGFELQFGSNHLGHFALTGLLLPLLKKTPSSRVVTLSSIAHRGASIYFDNLDGSNGYKPMKFYKQSKLANLLFAKELDERFKENSISTISLACHPGITSTNLFKIGKKEPSTFMKNLLKWLFQSVEKGVLPTIYAATETSLIGGEYIGPDGRGNRTGNPTIEIPAEGVYNKETMKQLWEVSERLTGVFYDFS; translated from the coding sequence TTGTTTAAACAAGATTTAATAGGAAAAACAAGTATTGTTACAGGTGCTAACAGTGGGATTGGACTAGAAGCAGCAAGAATTCTAGCTAATCGAGGTGCACAAGTTATTTTAGCTGTTCGCAATCAACAAAAGGGTGAAGCAGCAGTTGCATCAATACAAGCTGAAAATAGTGAAGTAAAAGTAGAAGTAATGAGGCTAGATCTTTCTGATTTAACCAGTATTCATAGCTTTGCCCAAGTGTTTATTGATCGGTTCGATTCTTTGGATCTATTAATAAATAATGCTGGCGTTATGGTTCCCCCTTATGAAAAAACAAAAGATGGGTTTGAATTGCAATTTGGTAGTAATCATTTAGGGCATTTTGCCTTAACTGGATTATTACTCCCTTTACTTAAGAAAACACCTTCTTCTCGAGTTGTAACATTAAGCAGTATCGCTCATCGAGGAGCTTCAATCTATTTCGATAACTTAGATGGTTCAAATGGCTATAAACCAATGAAGTTTTATAAGCAGAGTAAACTTGCAAATTTACTATTTGCTAAAGAGTTAGATGAAAGATTTAAAGAAAATAGCATTTCAACCATAAGTCTAGCATGTCATCCAGGTATCACTTCAACAAATTTATTTAAGATCGGCAAAAAAGAGCCATCAACATTTATGAAAAATTTATTAAAGTGGCTTTTTCAATCTGTTGAAAAAGGTGTCTTACCAACCATTTATGCAGCAACGGAAACTAGTTTAATTGGTGGAGAATATATTGGTCCAGATGGTAGAGGGAATAGAACAGGTAATCCTACAATCGAAATTCCAGCAGAAGGTGTTTATAATAAAGAAACGATGAAACAACTATGGGAAGTTTCTGAACGGTTAACCGGGGTTTTCTACGATTTTAGTTAG
- a CDS encoding 2Fe-2S iron-sulfur cluster-binding protein, protein MKVRKLTVGSLKEGISKEVSQEVTKKELDVMNDKFQFEVLQNNKYFFIEPKKGTTLLEAAINQGQLLEYKCKKGTCGKCTIKVEKGSECLEKPTTQEQKKLGANLNSDYRLAGQSIITCD, encoded by the coding sequence GTGAAAGTAAGAAAATTAACTGTCGGCTCTTTGAAAGAAGGTATTTCAAAGGAAGTATCACAAGAAGTTACAAAAAAAGAATTAGACGTTATGAATGACAAGTTTCAATTTGAAGTGTTACAAAATAACAAGTATTTCTTTATTGAACCTAAAAAAGGAACTACATTACTTGAAGCTGCCATTAATCAAGGGCAGTTACTCGAATATAAATGTAAGAAAGGTACATGTGGGAAATGTACTATAAAGGTCGAAAAGGGTTCTGAATGTTTAGAAAAGCCTACGACCCAGGAGCAAAAAAAGCTTGGAGCAAATTTAAATTCTGACTATCGTTTAGCCGGCCAATCAATTATTACCTGTGACTAA
- a CDS encoding IMEF encapsulin system ferritin-like cargo protein, with translation MAVEFVDLRAMFLRTKQGIHEFMSILQPRIENAKDDHERLYYHHIFEEEEQRLDRLNALLPTLDYYIDNAESRNSNDFQFIRLLQDISLEKFGLHNFLEHLDLALFSFKDPEHQDKLTKMRNITADDYQTIKVILESLNENFDGAANAAGSTPTDEKEDVDASLKIDKYTSTTPKQGDLIEKPREEKKTTKRLTVGSLKGTKEVM, from the coding sequence GTGGCTGTAGAATTTGTTGATTTAAGAGCTATGTTTTTAAGAACTAAGCAAGGAATTCACGAATTCATGAGCATTTTGCAACCGAGAATTGAAAATGCAAAGGATGATCATGAACGTCTTTATTATCACCATATTTTTGAAGAAGAAGAACAGCGGTTAGATCGCTTAAACGCGTTACTCCCTACCTTGGACTATTACATCGACAACGCAGAATCAAGAAACTCAAACGACTTTCAATTTATTCGTTTATTGCAAGATATCAGTCTAGAAAAGTTCGGCTTACATAACTTTCTAGAACATCTCGATTTGGCGTTATTCTCATTTAAAGATCCTGAGCATCAAGATAAACTGACAAAAATGAGAAACATCACAGCTGACGATTATCAAACAATAAAAGTCATCTTAGAATCGTTAAATGAAAATTTTGATGGCGCAGCAAATGCGGCTGGATCAACTCCCACCGATGAGAAGGAAGATGTCGATGCAAGTTTAAAAATTGATAAATATACTTCGACTACACCTAAACAGGGAGATTTAATTGAAAAACCAAGAGAAGAAAAAAAGACAACTAAAAGACTGACAGTCGGAAGTCTCAAAGGAACTAAGGAGGTAATGTAA
- a CDS encoding MBL fold metallo-hydrolase produces the protein MKKKPIDLGNRIHLIDGFDLGLPSRTGTYVIKDEALTLVETGPSMSIPYILNGLKELNLDPKDVQYIIVTHIHLDHAGGAGLLLQDCPNAKIVVHPKGARHLANPTRLILGAKAVYGDDFERLFDPILPIPEDKLMIKEDGETLKLSTNCELTFYHTPGHADHHFSIYDPISNGMFTGDTIGVRYDQIKEFEFYLPSTSPNQFRPDDMMISLNKIINELNVERIFFGHFSMSSNPTEVYKQISYWLPKFVAIGEAVYSKGQDHEALSSEIMSVVKETLENKNIPEEHHVYELINLDLHVCSMGIIDYLNKRK, from the coding sequence ATGAAAAAGAAACCAATAGATTTAGGTAATCGTATTCATTTGATTGATGGCTTTGATCTTGGACTTCCTAGTCGAACAGGGACGTATGTTATTAAAGATGAGGCACTAACACTGGTAGAAACAGGGCCGAGTATGAGTATTCCCTATATTTTGAATGGACTTAAAGAGTTAAACCTTGATCCAAAAGATGTGCAATACATTATCGTAACACACATTCATTTGGACCATGCTGGAGGCGCAGGATTATTACTTCAAGATTGTCCAAATGCCAAAATCGTTGTTCATCCAAAAGGGGCGAGACATTTAGCTAATCCCACTAGGCTTATTTTAGGAGCTAAAGCCGTTTACGGTGATGATTTTGAGCGGTTATTCGATCCAATCCTCCCAATCCCTGAAGACAAACTGATGATTAAAGAGGACGGCGAAACACTTAAGCTAAGTACTAATTGCGAGTTAACGTTTTATCATACACCGGGTCATGCAGATCATCACTTTAGCATTTATGATCCAATTAGTAACGGAATGTTCACTGGGGACACGATCGGGGTCAGATATGATCAAATCAAAGAATTTGAGTTTTATTTACCTTCTACGTCTCCAAACCAATTCCGCCCAGATGACATGATGATCTCACTAAACAAAATCATCAATGAACTCAATGTTGAGCGTATTTTTTTCGGACATTTCAGTATGTCAAGTAATCCAACAGAGGTTTATAAACAAATATCCTACTGGTTACCAAAGTTTGTTGCAATAGGAGAAGCTGTATATAGTAAAGGGCAAGATCACGAAGCCTTAAGCAGCGAAATTATGTCAGTTGTTAAAGAAACATTAGAGAATAAAAACATTCCTGAAGAACATCATGTGTATGAATTGATCAATCTCGATTTACACGTATGTTCAATGGGAATTATCGACTACTTAAATAAAAGAAAATAA
- a CDS encoding family 1 encapsulin nanocompartment shell protein: MNKVQRFHEAPLNAKEWDELDHIVIENARRNLIGRRFLDIYGPLGQGVQSIVNDIYEEVNKGSLSFHGEDIDISSATKRVHLTIPLLYKDFGLFWRDIEQAKALDIPIDFSPAANAVTQCALLEDDLIFNGSSEFNIPGISNVKGHLSHIRSDWMKSGNAFTDIVEARNKLLQMGHNGPYALVLSPDLYALLHRVHQGTNVLEIEHVRELVTDGVFQTPVLKGQSGVLIATGRHNLDLVIAEDIDTAYMDSENMNHFFRIYECVVPRIKRPNAICTLEDPNE; the protein is encoded by the coding sequence ATGAATAAAGTGCAAAGATTTCACGAAGCACCATTAAATGCAAAAGAATGGGACGAATTAGATCATATTGTTATTGAAAATGCTCGAAGGAATTTAATTGGGCGAAGGTTTCTAGATATCTATGGTCCTCTTGGCCAGGGAGTTCAGTCGATCGTAAACGACATATATGAGGAAGTTAATAAAGGAAGTTTGAGTTTTCATGGTGAAGATATAGATATCTCTTCGGCAACAAAACGTGTTCATCTCACTATTCCCCTACTTTATAAGGATTTCGGGCTTTTTTGGAGAGATATTGAACAAGCAAAAGCACTAGACATACCAATTGATTTCTCACCAGCAGCTAACGCGGTTACACAATGTGCATTATTAGAAGATGACTTAATTTTTAATGGATCAAGTGAATTTAATATCCCTGGTATTTCTAATGTCAAAGGCCATTTATCACATATCCGCTCAGATTGGATGAAATCTGGCAATGCTTTTACTGATATAGTCGAAGCAAGAAATAAATTACTACAGATGGGTCATAATGGTCCTTACGCTTTAGTTTTATCACCAGATTTATATGCACTACTCCACCGTGTTCATCAAGGGACAAACGTCTTAGAAATTGAGCATGTTCGTGAGCTTGTAACTGATGGTGTGTTTCAAACGCCTGTCTTAAAAGGTCAATCTGGAGTTCTTATCGCTACAGGTAGACACAATTTAGATCTTGTCATTGCTGAAGATATAGACACAGCTTATATGGATAGCGAAAATATGAACCACTTCTTCCGTATTTACGAATGCGTCGTACCTAGAATTAAAAGACCAAACGCAATTTGTACATTAGAAGATCCTAACGAATAA
- a CDS encoding DUF1540 domain-containing protein gives MAQDVLCEVSNCVHWATGNKCAAEEIYVVSHKGKEAAKQEETDCKTFEPGM, from the coding sequence ATGGCACAAGATGTATTATGTGAAGTAAGCAATTGCGTTCATTGGGCAACAGGTAATAAGTGTGCTGCAGAAGAAATTTACGTAGTAAGTCATAAAGGTAAAGAAGCTGCTAAGCAAGAAGAGACTGACTGCAAAACGTTTGAACCGGGTATGTAG
- a CDS encoding metal ABC transporter substrate-binding protein gives MFKLKVLLIALSVSFLALVGCSSEDSSTPAKEKEGLEIITSFSVLNDIISNVIGDRGTVSYIIPIGEEPHEYEPVPSDYRKVSDSDVFYVNGLDLEEWLESVVSNVTDTDIVSLSDGVTPIPLVGDDEADPHAWLSPKNVIIYVENLVADIVARDPDGEEIYRQNAEAYILELEELDAWIQEQVQLIPQEQRVIILSENAFKYFGKDYDFHTDGIWEINSLEEGTPQQFARLAEIIKERNVPAVFVETTVDKRYMETVSKEAGVSIAGEVYTDAVGKEGSGAETLIKMIMHNVNIFVEGLK, from the coding sequence ATGTTTAAATTGAAAGTTTTGTTAATTGCATTAAGTGTCTCATTTTTAGCTTTAGTTGGTTGTAGTTCTGAGGATTCAAGTACACCTGCAAAGGAAAAAGAAGGTTTAGAGATTATTACAAGTTTTTCTGTACTAAATGATATTATTAGCAATGTTATCGGTGATCGTGGTACCGTTTCATATATTATTCCAATAGGTGAAGAACCGCATGAGTATGAGCCAGTTCCTAGTGACTATAGAAAAGTAAGTGATTCAGACGTTTTTTATGTTAATGGACTTGATTTAGAAGAATGGTTAGAAAGTGTCGTTTCGAATGTAACAGACACTGATATTGTTTCTCTATCAGACGGAGTAACTCCAATTCCTTTAGTAGGCGATGATGAGGCTGATCCACATGCTTGGTTAAGTCCAAAGAATGTCATTATTTATGTTGAAAATTTAGTAGCAGATATAGTGGCAAGAGATCCAGACGGTGAAGAAATTTATCGCCAAAACGCTGAAGCTTATATCCTAGAGCTTGAAGAACTAGATGCTTGGATTCAAGAACAAGTCCAACTAATTCCACAAGAGCAACGTGTCATTATCTTAAGTGAAAATGCCTTTAAGTACTTTGGTAAAGATTATGATTTCCACACAGATGGAATTTGGGAAATTAATTCCTTAGAAGAAGGTACTCCACAACAGTTCGCTCGCTTAGCGGAAATTATTAAAGAACGTAATGTTCCAGCCGTTTTTGTTGAGACTACAGTCGATAAGCGTTACATGGAAACAGTATCAAAAGAAGCAGGTGTTTCTATTGCTGGCGAGGTTTATACAGATGCTGTAGGTAAAGAGGGCAGTGGAGCTGAAACATTAATAAAAATGATTATGCATAATGTAAATATTTTCGTTGAAGGATTAAAATAA
- a CDS encoding RNA methyltransferase produces the protein MVEDNQKPINYIYTYSYHEDEFSLCQLEMRSLFGFDTKSSKLESPIQIDPSRSPFIKERIGVLFEADSLDELERQVANLPIIKQTFKVLFILISDQPKKQKVVIEERRAIERKIGVQLKGEVDLREPERLFAITKVNERWIFGDLIISEAIWLKHQKKPHNYSTALSTRVARAVVNIAVPFPKGIKVIDPCCGIGTVLIEALSMGIDIIGSDLNPLILSGTRENIAYFGFSTIVTKGDIRNVTDHFDVAIIDMPYNLCSVLAPEEQLEMLRSARKFAKRVVVVTVEAIDHLIGATGFKIIDRCVAKKSMFSREVIVCE, from the coding sequence TTGGTTGAAGATAACCAAAAACCTATAAACTATATTTATACTTATTCATACCATGAGGATGAATTTTCCTTATGTCAATTGGAAATGCGTTCTTTATTTGGGTTTGACACAAAATCTAGTAAATTGGAAAGTCCAATTCAAATTGACCCTAGTAGGAGTCCATTTATAAAAGAAAGAATTGGTGTTTTGTTTGAAGCAGATAGTTTAGACGAACTTGAAAGACAAGTAGCAAATTTACCAATAATTAAACAAACGTTTAAGGTTTTGTTTATTTTGATTAGTGATCAGCCTAAAAAGCAAAAAGTTGTTATTGAAGAAAGACGAGCCATTGAACGGAAAATAGGTGTCCAACTGAAAGGGGAAGTTGATCTAAGGGAGCCTGAGCGGTTGTTTGCAATCACAAAAGTTAACGAACGTTGGATTTTTGGAGACCTCATTATTAGTGAAGCAATATGGTTAAAACATCAAAAAAAGCCACACAATTACTCGACGGCCTTAAGTACTCGTGTTGCAAGAGCGGTTGTTAATATCGCTGTCCCTTTTCCAAAGGGGATAAAAGTCATTGATCCTTGCTGTGGGATAGGAACTGTTCTAATAGAAGCTTTATCAATGGGCATTGATATAATTGGCAGTGACCTAAATCCACTTATACTCTCAGGAACACGAGAAAACATCGCTTATTTTGGATTTTCTACTATAGTGACCAAGGGTGATATCCGAAATGTCACAGATCATTTTGATGTGGCCATCATTGACATGCCCTATAATTTATGTTCGGTTTTAGCTCCAGAAGAACAACTAGAGATGCTAAGGAGCGCCCGGAAGTTTGCTAAAAGAGTTGTGGTAGTGACGGTTGAAGCTATAGACCATTTAATTGGAGCAACAGGTTTTAAGATTATTGACCGTTGTGTTGCGAAGAAAAGTATGTTTTCTCGGGAAGTGATTGTTTGTGAGTAA
- a CDS encoding transposase, which produces MDMQLELLPYHYYNTLGFDVELIDYIDHVDDSIVLEKIKPLYKDGGRPPIDARTYFRMHYLYFTRPEITSFRELCRQLKDPKNQAWRNFIGTPNIKDVPVHSSLTHFRNTVTPEHFYKILFNLIGQALKLDDFLEPTLAGIDSRPVYAHVNGYKKKRCSCENKEICECEKTYSDPDAKVGVQRNKANQNKFFIGYRKHSIVCPSPSGPVVLLSIVLPPDTHDVDVLLPLVEKLKQIGDLKVDYLVADLGYFSEEDQAESFLKHDVAVVTEFKKNTIIPETCSTEGKPECEAGHPLLWDGFDKETNTSWFQADEEKCFSCPLEATCEKQFGFSFEESPFFYGPVPQGSELQKKMVKFRKQVELSFAHESNQLDSVMRHKKVPVKTTERVQSFFIMRDLFRLIQRMIKHVRETVLPKDHVETLQKLQEMQVEQLSLPIAS; this is translated from the coding sequence ATGGATATGCAGCTAGAACTGCTTCCCTACCACTACTATAACACACTCGGTTTTGATGTGGAATTGATAGATTATATTGATCATGTTGATGATTCCATTGTCTTGGAAAAAATTAAACCATTATATAAAGATGGTGGTCGACCACCTATTGATGCTAGAACGTATTTTCGTATGCATTATTTGTACTTTACACGTCCTGAGATCACGTCTTTTAGAGAGCTGTGTAGACAGCTGAAGGATCCTAAGAATCAGGCATGGCGTAACTTCATCGGCACTCCTAACATAAAGGATGTTCCTGTTCATTCGAGCTTGACTCATTTTCGTAATACCGTGACACCTGAGCACTTTTATAAAATCTTATTTAATCTGATTGGTCAAGCTCTAAAACTGGATGATTTTTTAGAACCAACTCTAGCAGGAATTGATTCTAGACCCGTCTATGCTCATGTGAACGGCTATAAAAAGAAACGGTGTTCTTGTGAAAACAAAGAGATTTGTGAATGCGAGAAAACGTATTCAGATCCTGATGCCAAAGTCGGTGTTCAAAGGAATAAGGCCAATCAGAATAAATTTTTTATCGGCTATCGAAAACATTCGATCGTTTGCCCCTCCCCCTCGGGACCTGTTGTTCTCTTGTCTATTGTTCTTCCTCCAGATACTCACGATGTCGATGTTCTTCTTCCGCTGGTAGAAAAACTTAAGCAAATCGGTGATCTGAAAGTAGACTATCTCGTAGCTGATTTAGGCTATTTCAGTGAGGAAGATCAGGCAGAGTCATTTCTCAAACACGATGTAGCTGTCGTCACGGAATTTAAGAAAAATACGATTATCCCGGAGACGTGTTCCACAGAAGGGAAGCCCGAATGTGAAGCTGGTCATCCACTACTTTGGGATGGGTTCGATAAGGAAACAAATACTTCTTGGTTTCAGGCAGATGAAGAGAAATGTTTCTCCTGCCCCCTAGAAGCAACTTGTGAAAAGCAATTTGGTTTCTCTTTTGAAGAAAGTCCTTTCTTCTATGGTCCTGTTCCACAAGGGTCGGAGCTACAGAAAAAGATGGTAAAATTCCGTAAACAAGTGGAACTTTCCTTCGCTCATGAATCAAACCAACTCGATTCCGTTATGCGACATAAAAAAGTACCAGTGAAGACAACGGAGAGAGTACAATCTTTTTTCATCATGAGAGATCTATTCAGGCTCATTCAACGGATGATCAAGCATGTTCGAGAGACAGTCTTGCCTAAAGATCATGTTGAAACTTTACAGAAATTACAGGAAATGCAGGTGGAGCAGCTATCCTTACCGATAGCCAGCTAA
- the htpG gene encoding molecular chaperone HtpG encodes MAKTEFKAESKRLLEMMINSIYTQKEIFLRELISNASDAIDKLYYKALTDDNVTFDKDSYFIKVVPDKENRMLKIIDTGIGMTKEELETNLGTIAKSGSLSFKKETELKDGHDIIGQFGVGFYSAFMVADEVTVVSKALGSEEAYKWESEGAEGYTIVPCEKDSVGTEIFMKIKENTEDDTYDEFLEEYRLKAIIKKYSDFIRYPIKMDAAIKRPKEGSENEFEDVIEEETINSMVPIWRKNKSELTTEDYENFYAEKHYGFDKPLKHIHISVDGTIRYNSILFIPEKTPFDFYSKEFEKGLELYSSGVLIMDKCSDLLPDYFSFVKGMVDSEDLSLNISREMLQHDRQLKLIAKNIKSKIKSQLQTILKNDREKYEQFYNSFGRQLKFGVYNDFGMNKEELQDLIMFYSSMEKKLVTLDEYVSRMPEEQKYIYYASGETHQRIERLPQTELVADKGYEILYFTDDIDEFAIKMLMTYKEKEFKSVSSGDLGIDTEDQQNDEQQENENKELFEEMKTVLGDKVKEVKVSKRLKTHPVCLTTVGEVTIEMEKILKAMPDNQNVKADKVLEININHQVFNSLKDAYTNDKEKLALYTNLLYNQALLIEGLPINDPLEFTNDICKVMV; translated from the coding sequence ATGGCAAAAACAGAATTTAAAGCAGAGTCGAAACGGTTATTAGAAATGATGATCAACTCAATTTACACACAGAAAGAAATTTTTCTACGAGAATTAATCTCTAATGCTAGTGACGCGATTGACAAACTATATTACAAGGCACTAACAGATGATAACGTAACGTTCGATAAAGATAGTTATTTCATTAAAGTCGTTCCTGACAAAGAAAATAGAATGTTGAAGATTATCGATACAGGGATCGGCATGACAAAGGAAGAGCTAGAAACCAATCTTGGCACAATTGCTAAGAGTGGCTCGTTATCCTTTAAAAAAGAAACAGAATTAAAGGATGGCCATGATATTATTGGTCAGTTTGGGGTTGGGTTTTATTCAGCGTTTATGGTGGCAGACGAAGTCACGGTTGTAAGTAAAGCTTTAGGAAGTGAAGAAGCTTACAAGTGGGAATCCGAAGGCGCAGAAGGATACACGATTGTACCTTGTGAAAAAGATTCTGTAGGTACCGAAATCTTTATGAAAATAAAAGAGAATACCGAAGACGACACGTATGATGAGTTTCTAGAAGAATATCGATTAAAAGCAATTATAAAAAAATACTCTGATTTTATCCGTTATCCTATTAAAATGGATGCAGCTATTAAGCGTCCAAAGGAAGGTAGCGAAAATGAGTTCGAGGATGTTATTGAAGAAGAAACAATCAATAGTATGGTGCCGATTTGGCGAAAAAACAAAAGTGAACTTACTACAGAAGATTATGAGAATTTTTATGCTGAGAAACATTACGGCTTCGATAAACCATTAAAGCATATTCATATTAGTGTTGATGGAACAATCCGTTATAATTCTATCTTGTTTATCCCTGAAAAAACCCCATTTGATTTTTATTCGAAAGAGTTTGAAAAGGGGCTAGAATTATATTCAAGCGGCGTTTTAATCATGGATAAATGTTCAGACTTACTCCCAGACTACTTTAGTTTTGTTAAAGGAATGGTTGATTCAGAAGACTTATCTCTAAACATCTCAAGGGAAATGTTACAGCACGATCGTCAATTGAAGCTTATCGCTAAAAATATTAAGAGTAAAATTAAAAGTCAATTACAAACCATCTTAAAAAATGATAGAGAGAAGTATGAACAGTTCTATAACTCCTTTGGTAGACAGCTGAAATTTGGCGTTTATAATGATTTCGGCATGAATAAAGAAGAACTTCAAGATTTAATCATGTTCTATTCTTCAATGGAGAAGAAGCTAGTAACGTTAGATGAATATGTTTCAAGAATGCCAGAAGAGCAAAAGTATATTTACTATGCTTCTGGTGAAACACATCAGCGAATTGAGCGACTTCCTCAGACCGAACTGGTAGCAGATAAAGGTTATGAAATTTTATACTTCACAGATGACATTGATGAATTTGCTATTAAAATGCTAATGACCTACAAAGAAAAAGAATTTAAATCAGTTTCAAGTGGTGACTTAGGAATTGATACAGAAGATCAACAAAACGACGAGCAACAAGAAAATGAAAACAAAGAGCTCTTTGAAGAAATGAAAACCGTTCTAGGTGACAAAGTAAAAGAGGTAAAAGTATCAAAACGTCTAAAAACTCATCCGGTTTGCTTAACTACTGTTGGTGAAGTAACGATTGAAATGGAAAAAATCTTAAAAGCGATGCCGGATAATCAAAATGTAAAAGCGGATAAAGTGTTAGAGATCAATATTAATCATCAAGTATTCAACTCACTTAAAGATGCCTATACAAATGATAAAGAGAAACTAGCACTTTATACAAATCTTTTGTATAATCAAGCTCTCCTTATTGAAGGTCTACCAATTAATGATCCGTTAGAATTTACAAACGACATTTGTAAGGTTATGGTATAA